One window of Siniperca chuatsi isolate FFG_IHB_CAS linkage group LG19, ASM2008510v1, whole genome shotgun sequence genomic DNA carries:
- the dlec1 gene encoding deleted in lung and esophageal cancer protein 1 isoform X1 — MLQEPETRRFDPSVNSHRPASGKSQDISHVLASTFKDLYTKDILGKDTLSNLIKTKKGRSSYHDRYVEELQQAHSEYSQRMKEADMLESHIIQARTRAAATESQAYERMKENMGDINDHQGLLTVKSAFSWCVDKDLLEMNNLISPQDYLTTQKPRVEAPAAIKSNPAKPTIAYTMHVSREPQDDGYTLIPSPEKSMPEMNESDLSLTFESSSDTPKRKKTRERPNHTKPRPKWKDEPSAKDRAEGWEKLQKLKDRHSFLRNPRFLPPNAQQGGTSLTRPRAKVGKTEHVRKGMEEQSSADDPVPVFLAKPSVVVFTDYSVGNVYETILELKNLTSASRHVRVIPPTTPYFSIGLGRFPGEGGVVAPGMSCKYTVRFAPDSLGDYEDFIVVETQAEHLLVVPITARRPPPVLTLPRVLDCGYCLIGGVKFLEFLCQNVGLSAGTFCIIPKNHWPASNLRSVAKTYFSEQPPFAVSPSLFVLQPEEATVVEVVFFPSTAEKSCQVFTVVCDNCQVKDISIEGEGQLIALELVSVSGKKEPPVMGEVHDLIAEHFVRFSPCNPHSVQQKKLIIRNNVHLELPFHWQIMKPNLRPLLPGETPEPSHIQFHLAADDVFNVSPLTGVLAPCQEEEFLFTFCPKELKDYHSVCHLVLRDVPQLPPESSDNGVLQPVHTGSKVNDVIVMEIEVKGSAEPYQVLLEPYAVVIPGEIFMCTTTRRQFKMWNHSKTCIFFQWERMSSSSHIIEVEPSTGRIEENECFDFDLILTGGKPERIVTSLVCHIEHHHEPVILAVEVSFKGPIVTLSVPSVDFGLMKLGEQTQTTLLLTNITQLEASWTLKETQDHQDTQILVEPYRGVLPPLASCSVDVLFRPRFCQRYETQLELTVENGTECHLLVQADVQSPQVCLLNCELLLSELYIGVPAKATITLFNQTLLPSHFSWMAQLQGKQAELCAASFDPSSGSLGPNTSLEITVNFISHTDLELTEVAALCEVQGMNSPLVLSIVASKTKKLSVSYSLASVRSSPDDESPSTLLLDFGDDVILTRAVTKQLLITNQTAIPAPFTIEAEYFTCHSSKPNNQSQKRFTYVRKPLHSIQAKKVEEKAHEEFVSRLLAHGKGAAFFVLPDTGVLGPFETQTVDVTAYTDMWGEYRDHLICKVGCYTMVGDLEPKLIPMQMTVKGCPLYFQMTGPRPDNQNQGPIIQFGTHVSGGDTVSRSLRINNPTMCDIRIDWETYNIDQNDRKLVDIVVAYGDAFPVKDADGNEVLIGALRISDGNIHTTWERNETPCSEGKSTSLQSMTEGKDYISEDDCEDEKTCLYPSPAKKKLCSVHIRPHVGNLSDYPYYITPQQIVIPPKSSSTIHVSFTPLTLSGSVCESRCVGLALGFMSLDSEMAACVPGKVGRAQGLDLEPVRMDLRAVVKPAVLLVQMEEDEGVLDFHASAGDLLREESEKELAVREFDITQTLQLKNNSEMRLHFRLGTQPPFLVLKSQPQAQTSTSSNLPTGDSQSLVLKPQHNMQVKVAFHCSLSLLDHADQADEEVPPGVTLIHSASGQKKLRFQKNLLIHYSNSSLQIVPLRAHLDLATMRLSTDSIDFGFCYVGQTQTIEVNLYSHGTHTYWKSLIESDEGDAHVFIVTPDFGLLKSKELHVSSCSQCLQVSFTPSEDRAFRAVVVIQSPLVKTPLTLQLQGTGSFDEVYSSN; from the exons GCTCATTCTGAATACAGTCAGCGAATGAAAGAGGCTGACATGCTGGAGAGTCATATAATTCAGGCAAGAACTCGGGCTGCAGCCACAGAAAGCCAGGCCTAcgagagaatgaaagagaataTGGGAGATATTAATGATCACCAAGGCCTCCTTACAG TCAAATCAGCTTTTTCCTGGTGTGTAGACAAAGATCTTCTCGAAATGAACAACCTGATTTCCCCCCAGGACTACTTAACTACACAAAAACCACGGGTGGAAGCACCAGCAGCAA TCAAATCGAATCCTGCCAAACCCACCATCGCCTACACCATGCACGTGTCCAGGGAGCCTCAGGATGATGGTTATACTCTAATTCCCAGTCCAGAAAAGAGTATGCCAGAAATGAACGAGTCAGATCTCAGCCTGACCTTTGAATCCAGCTCAGATACCCCAAAGAGGAAGAAAACCAGGGAG AGGCCGAACCACACAAAACCCAGACCAAAGTGGAAGGATGAGCCAAGCGCAAAGGATCGGGCAGAGGGATGGGAAAAACTTCAGAAGCTGAAAGATAGACACAGCTTCCTACGCAATCCTCGCTTCCTTCCTCCAAATGCACAACAGGGTGGCACATCCCTCACCCGGCCCAGAGCCAAAGTGGGGAAGACAGAGCATGTGAGGAAAGGGATGGAAGAGCAAAG TTCTGCTGATGATCCTGTCCCGGTCTTCCTAGCAAAACCTTCAGTGGTGGTTTTCACTGACTATAGTGTGGGAAATGTTTATGAG ACTATACTGGAGCTGAAAAACTTGACTTCTGCAAGCCGCCATGTCCGAGTCATCCCTCCTACCACTCCTTACTTCTCTATTGGCCTGG GGAGATTCCCTGGTGAGGGTGGTGTTGTTGCCCCAGGGATGAGTTGTAAGTACACAGTGCGCTTCGCTCCAGACTCCTTGGGGGACTATGAGGACTTCATAGTGGTGGAGACTCAGGCTGAACACCTGCTTGTGGTGCCCATCACAGCCAGACGACCCCCTCCAGTTCTCACCT TACCAAGAGTTCTGGACTGTGGTTATTGTCTGATTGGAGGAGTAAAGTTTCTTGAGTTCCTGTGTCAAAATGTTGGTCTCAGCGCTGGGACCTTCTGCATCATCCCCAAGAACCACTGGCCAGCCTCTAACCTCAGG tctgtggcaAAAACATACTTTTCTGAGCAGCCACCCTTTGCAGTCAGCCCGTCTCTTTTTGTGCTGCAGCCAGAAGAGGCCACTGTAGTGGAG gtggtTTTCTTTCCCTCCACTGCTGAGAAGAGCTGTCAGGTTTTCACTGTTGTATGTGACAACTGCCAGGTGAAAGACATTTCCATTGAAG GTGAGGGCCAGCTGATTGCACTTGAGCTTGTGTCTGTATCTGGGAAGAAGGAGCCTCCTGTGATGGGAGAGGTGCATGACCTCATTGCAGAGCACTTTGTCCGTTTCAGCCCATGTAACCCTCACTCTGTGCAACAGAAAAAACTCATCATTAGAAACAATGT CCACTTGGAGCTGCCTTTCCACTGGCAGATCATGAAGCCCAACCTGCGCCCTCTGCTTCCAGGGGAAACCCCAGAGCCCTCCCATATCCAGTTCCACCTGGCCGCAGATGATGTTTTCAACGTCAGCCCCCTAACAGGGGTTCTGGCCCCCTGCCAGGAAGAAGAGTTTCTGTTCACCTTCTGTCCTAAAGAG CTGAAGGATTACCACAGTGTCTGTCACTTAGTCCTGAGGGATGTCCCCCAGCTGCCACCAGAGTCCAGTGACAATGG TGTCCTTCAGCCTGTGCACACTGGCTCCAAGGTTAACGATGTCATTGTCATGGAGATAGAAGTTAAGGGGTCAGCAGAGCCGTACCAGGTCCTACTGGAGCCCTATGCTGTTGTAATCCCTGGAGAGATTTTTATGTGCACAACCACCCGCAGGCAATTCAAG ATGTGGAACCACAGCAAAACCTGCATCTTTTTTCAATGGGAGaggatgagcagcagcagccacataATAGAAGTAGAGCCCTCTACTGGTAGAATAG AGGAGAACGAGTGTTTTGATTTCGACCTGATTTTGACTGGAGGGAAACCAGAGAGGATTGTGACCAGTCTGGTTTGCCACATAGAGCATCACCACGAGCCTGTCATTTTGGCTGTGGAAGTCTCTTTTAAG GGTCCCATAGTGACCCTCAGTGTGCCTAGTGTGGACTTTGGGCTCATGAAGCTTGGGGAGCAGACACAGACCACACTGCTCCTCACCAACATCACCCAGCTGGAGGCCTCCTGGACACTGAAAGAGACGCAGGACCACCAAGACACACAG ATCTTAGTGGAGCCATATAGAGGTGTGCTGCCCCCCTTGGCCTCTTGCAGTGTGGACGTGCTATTTAGGCCACGTTTCTGTCAGCGATATGAAACACAGCTGGAGCTTACAGTGGAGAATGGAACAGAATG TCACCTGTTGGTGCAAGCAGATGTGCAGTCTCCTCAGGTGTGTCTGCTAAACTGTGAGCTGCTCCTCTCTGAACTCTACATCGGAGTTCCTGCCAAGGCAACCATCACTCTCTTCAACCAGACACTGCTGCCTTCACACTTCAGCTGGATG GCTCAGCTCCAGGGTAAACAGGCTGAACTGTGTGCAGCCAGTTTTGACCCCTCCTCTGGTTCTCTGGGGCCTAATACCAGTTTGGAGATCACAGTTAACTTTATCTCTCACACAGAT CTGGAGCTGACTGAGGTGGCTGCTCTTTGTGAGGTCCAGGGGATGAACTCTCCTCTTGTTCTTAGCATCGTGGCTTCCAAAACCAAGAAACTCAGCGTGTCCTACTCGCTGGCCAGTGTCCG cTCCTCCCCAGATGATGAGAGCCCCTCAACACTGTTACTTGACTTTGGAGATGATGTCATTTTGACGAGAGCCGTTACTAAGCAGTTATTGATAACCAATCAAACTGCCATCCCTGCACCTTTCACCATAGAGGCGGAGTATTTCACCTGCCATTCCTCAAAGCCAAATAACCAGTCACAGAAAAG ATTCACATATGTCAGGAAGCCGCTTCATTCAATTCAAGCTAAGAAAGTAGAAGAAAAGGCACATGAGG AGTTTGTGAGCAGACTGCTGGCTCATGGAAAAGGTGCAGCTTTCTTTGTCCTACCAGACACTGGGGTGCTGGGACCTTTTGAGACCCAGACTGTGGATGTCACTGCCTACACTGACATGTGGGGGGAATACAGAGATCACCTCATATGCAAAGTAGGATGCTACACAATG GTGGGGGACCTTGAGCCCAAGCTCATTCCCATGCAGATGACGGTGAAAGGCTGCCCACTCTACTTCCAAATGACAGGCCCACGTCCAGATAACCAGAACCAGGGGCCAATCATACA GTTTGGCACTCATGTATCTGGAGGTGACACGGTGTCTCGTTCTCTTCGTATCAACAACCCCACCATGTGTG ATATTCGCATTGACTGGGAAACATATAACATAGATCAGAATGATCGTAAACTGGTGGATATTGTGGTGGCATACGGAGACGCCTTTCCAGTAAAAGATGCCGATGGCAATGAGGTGTTGATTGGAGCATTAAGGATTTCTGATGGGAACATTCACACAACCTGGGAAAGAAATGAGACCCCATGCTCTGAGGGAAAGAGCACCTCCCTCCAAAGCATGACA GAAGGGAAGGATTATATATCTGAGGATGACTGTGAGGATGAGAAAACCTGTCTTTATCCCTCTCCTGCAAAGAAAAAACTCTGCTCTGTCCACATCAGACCTCATGTGGGCAACCTCTCGGATTACCCATACTACATCACACCTCAGCAAATA GTGATTCCACCAAAGAGCAGCAGCACAATCCACGTATCTTTCACTCCTTTGACTCTTTCCGGGTCAGTTTGTGAGTCCAGATGTGTGGGCTTGGCTCTGGGCTTCATGAGTCTAGATTCTGAG ATGGCTGCCTGTGTCCCGGGTAAAGTTGGAAGAGCTCAGGGTTTGGATTTGGAGCCTGTCAGAATGGATCTACGAGCAGTCGTTAAACCTGCAGT GCTGTTAGTGCAGATGGAGGAGGACGAGGGGGTGCTGGATTTTCATGCCTCAGCCGGTGATTTACTGAGGGAAGAATCAGAGAAGGAG CTGGCAGTGCGTGAATTTGACATCACACAGACCCTTCAGCTGAAAAACAACTCAGAAATGCGCCTACACTTCAGACTGGGGACTCAGCCTCCATTTTTAGTGCTCAAGTCGCAGCCTCAAGCCCAGACCAGCACCTCCAGCAACCTGCCTACTGGTGACAGCCAGTCTCTGGTGCTGAAGCCACAACACAACATGCAG GTGAAGGTGGCCTTCCACTGCTCCCTGTCCCTTCTGGACCATGCAGACCAGGCAGATGAGGAAGTCCCTCCAGGGGTGACGCTGATCCACAGTGCAAGTGGGCAGAAGAAGCTGAGGTTCCAGAAAAACCTCCTGATTCACTACAGCAATAGCAGCTTGCAG ATAGTGCCTCTCCGTGCCCATTTGGATCTTGCTACGATGCGTCTGTCCACTGACAGCATCGACTTTGGGTTCTGCTACGTGGGTCAAACACAGACAATAGAAGTCAACCTCTACAGCCATGGAACCCACACATACTGGAAATCACTTATAG agtcaGATGAAGGAGACGCCCACGTGTTCATAGTTACTCCAGACTTTGGGCTTCTCAAGTCCAAGGAGCTCCAtgtcagcagctgcagccagtGTCTTCAGGTCAGCTTCACTCCCAG TGAGGACAGAGCGTTCAGGGCTGTTGTGGTAATCCAGTCTCCTCTGGTGAAGACCCCCctcactctgcagctccaggGAACAGGATCCTTTGATGAAGTGTACAGCTCTAACTAG
- the dlec1 gene encoding deleted in lung and esophageal cancer protein 1 isoform X5 — protein MLQEPETRRFDPSVNSHRPASGKSQDISHVLASTFKDLYTKDILGKDTLSNLIKTKKGRSSYHDRYVEELQQAHSEYSQRMKEADMLESHIIQARTRAAATESQAYERMKENMGDINDHQGLLTVKSAFSWCVDKDLLEMNNLISPQDYLTTQKPRVEAPAAIKSNPAKPTIAYTMHVSREPQDDGYTLIPSPEKSMPEMNESDLSLTFESSSDTPKRKKTRERPNHTKPRPKWKDEPSAKDRAEGWEKLQKLKDRHSFLRNPRFLPPNAQQGGTSLTRPRAKVGKTEHVRKGMEEQSSADDPVPVFLAKPSVVVFTDYSVGNVYETILELKNLTSASRHVRVIPPTTPYFSIGLGRFPGEGGVVAPGMSCKYTVRFAPDSLGDYEDFIVVETQAEHLLVVPITARRPPPVLTLPRVLDCGYCLIGGVKFLEFLCQNVGLSAGTFCIIPKNHWPASNLRSVAKTYFSEQPPFAVSPSLFVLQPEEATVVEVVFFPSTAEKSCQVFTVVCDNCQVKDISIEGEGQLIALELVSVSGKKEPPVMGEVHDLIAEHFVRFSPCNPHSVQQKKLIIRNNVHLELPFHWQIMKPNLRPLLPGETPEPSHIQFHLAADDVFNVSPLTGVLAPCQEEEFLFTFCPKELKDYHSVCHLVLRDVPQLPPESSDNGVLQPVHTGSKVNDVIVMEIEVKGSAEPYQVLLEPYAVVIPGEIFMCTTTRRQFKMWNHSKTCIFFQWERMSSSSHIIEVEPSTGRIEENECFDFDLILTGGKPERIVTSLVCHIEHHHEPVILAVEVSFKGPIVTLSVPSVDFGLMKLGEQTQTTLLLTNITQLEASWTLKETQDHQDTQILVEPYRGVLPPLASCSVDVLFRPRFCQRYETQLELTVENGTECHLLVQADVQSPQVCLLNCELLLSELYIGVPAKATITLFNQTLLPSHFSWMAQLQGKQAELCAASFDPSSGSLGPNTSLEITVNFISHTDLELTEVAALCEVQGMNSPLVLSIVASKTKKLSVSYSLASVRSSPDDESPSTLLLDFGDDVILTRAVTKQLLITNQTAIPAPFTIEAEYFTCHSSKPNNQSQKRFTYVRKPLHSIQAKKVEEKAHEEFVSRLLAHGKGAAFFVLPDTGVLGPFETQTVDVTAYTDMWGEYRDHLICKVGCYTMVGDLEPKLIPMQMTVKGCPLYFQMTGPRPDNQNQGPIIQFGTHVSGGDTVSRSLRINNPTMCDIRIDWETYNIDQNDRKLVDIVVAYGDAFPVKDADGNEVLIGALRISDGNIHTTWERNETPCSEGKSTSLQSMTEGKDYISEDDCEDEKTCLYPSPAKKKLCSVHIRPHVGNLSDYPYYITPQQIVIPPKSSSTIHVSFTPLTLSGSVCESRCVGLALGFMSLDSEMAACVPGKVGRAQGLDLEPVRMDLRAVVKPAVWQCVNLTSHRPFS, from the exons GCTCATTCTGAATACAGTCAGCGAATGAAAGAGGCTGACATGCTGGAGAGTCATATAATTCAGGCAAGAACTCGGGCTGCAGCCACAGAAAGCCAGGCCTAcgagagaatgaaagagaataTGGGAGATATTAATGATCACCAAGGCCTCCTTACAG TCAAATCAGCTTTTTCCTGGTGTGTAGACAAAGATCTTCTCGAAATGAACAACCTGATTTCCCCCCAGGACTACTTAACTACACAAAAACCACGGGTGGAAGCACCAGCAGCAA TCAAATCGAATCCTGCCAAACCCACCATCGCCTACACCATGCACGTGTCCAGGGAGCCTCAGGATGATGGTTATACTCTAATTCCCAGTCCAGAAAAGAGTATGCCAGAAATGAACGAGTCAGATCTCAGCCTGACCTTTGAATCCAGCTCAGATACCCCAAAGAGGAAGAAAACCAGGGAG AGGCCGAACCACACAAAACCCAGACCAAAGTGGAAGGATGAGCCAAGCGCAAAGGATCGGGCAGAGGGATGGGAAAAACTTCAGAAGCTGAAAGATAGACACAGCTTCCTACGCAATCCTCGCTTCCTTCCTCCAAATGCACAACAGGGTGGCACATCCCTCACCCGGCCCAGAGCCAAAGTGGGGAAGACAGAGCATGTGAGGAAAGGGATGGAAGAGCAAAG TTCTGCTGATGATCCTGTCCCGGTCTTCCTAGCAAAACCTTCAGTGGTGGTTTTCACTGACTATAGTGTGGGAAATGTTTATGAG ACTATACTGGAGCTGAAAAACTTGACTTCTGCAAGCCGCCATGTCCGAGTCATCCCTCCTACCACTCCTTACTTCTCTATTGGCCTGG GGAGATTCCCTGGTGAGGGTGGTGTTGTTGCCCCAGGGATGAGTTGTAAGTACACAGTGCGCTTCGCTCCAGACTCCTTGGGGGACTATGAGGACTTCATAGTGGTGGAGACTCAGGCTGAACACCTGCTTGTGGTGCCCATCACAGCCAGACGACCCCCTCCAGTTCTCACCT TACCAAGAGTTCTGGACTGTGGTTATTGTCTGATTGGAGGAGTAAAGTTTCTTGAGTTCCTGTGTCAAAATGTTGGTCTCAGCGCTGGGACCTTCTGCATCATCCCCAAGAACCACTGGCCAGCCTCTAACCTCAGG tctgtggcaAAAACATACTTTTCTGAGCAGCCACCCTTTGCAGTCAGCCCGTCTCTTTTTGTGCTGCAGCCAGAAGAGGCCACTGTAGTGGAG gtggtTTTCTTTCCCTCCACTGCTGAGAAGAGCTGTCAGGTTTTCACTGTTGTATGTGACAACTGCCAGGTGAAAGACATTTCCATTGAAG GTGAGGGCCAGCTGATTGCACTTGAGCTTGTGTCTGTATCTGGGAAGAAGGAGCCTCCTGTGATGGGAGAGGTGCATGACCTCATTGCAGAGCACTTTGTCCGTTTCAGCCCATGTAACCCTCACTCTGTGCAACAGAAAAAACTCATCATTAGAAACAATGT CCACTTGGAGCTGCCTTTCCACTGGCAGATCATGAAGCCCAACCTGCGCCCTCTGCTTCCAGGGGAAACCCCAGAGCCCTCCCATATCCAGTTCCACCTGGCCGCAGATGATGTTTTCAACGTCAGCCCCCTAACAGGGGTTCTGGCCCCCTGCCAGGAAGAAGAGTTTCTGTTCACCTTCTGTCCTAAAGAG CTGAAGGATTACCACAGTGTCTGTCACTTAGTCCTGAGGGATGTCCCCCAGCTGCCACCAGAGTCCAGTGACAATGG TGTCCTTCAGCCTGTGCACACTGGCTCCAAGGTTAACGATGTCATTGTCATGGAGATAGAAGTTAAGGGGTCAGCAGAGCCGTACCAGGTCCTACTGGAGCCCTATGCTGTTGTAATCCCTGGAGAGATTTTTATGTGCACAACCACCCGCAGGCAATTCAAG ATGTGGAACCACAGCAAAACCTGCATCTTTTTTCAATGGGAGaggatgagcagcagcagccacataATAGAAGTAGAGCCCTCTACTGGTAGAATAG AGGAGAACGAGTGTTTTGATTTCGACCTGATTTTGACTGGAGGGAAACCAGAGAGGATTGTGACCAGTCTGGTTTGCCACATAGAGCATCACCACGAGCCTGTCATTTTGGCTGTGGAAGTCTCTTTTAAG GGTCCCATAGTGACCCTCAGTGTGCCTAGTGTGGACTTTGGGCTCATGAAGCTTGGGGAGCAGACACAGACCACACTGCTCCTCACCAACATCACCCAGCTGGAGGCCTCCTGGACACTGAAAGAGACGCAGGACCACCAAGACACACAG ATCTTAGTGGAGCCATATAGAGGTGTGCTGCCCCCCTTGGCCTCTTGCAGTGTGGACGTGCTATTTAGGCCACGTTTCTGTCAGCGATATGAAACACAGCTGGAGCTTACAGTGGAGAATGGAACAGAATG TCACCTGTTGGTGCAAGCAGATGTGCAGTCTCCTCAGGTGTGTCTGCTAAACTGTGAGCTGCTCCTCTCTGAACTCTACATCGGAGTTCCTGCCAAGGCAACCATCACTCTCTTCAACCAGACACTGCTGCCTTCACACTTCAGCTGGATG GCTCAGCTCCAGGGTAAACAGGCTGAACTGTGTGCAGCCAGTTTTGACCCCTCCTCTGGTTCTCTGGGGCCTAATACCAGTTTGGAGATCACAGTTAACTTTATCTCTCACACAGAT CTGGAGCTGACTGAGGTGGCTGCTCTTTGTGAGGTCCAGGGGATGAACTCTCCTCTTGTTCTTAGCATCGTGGCTTCCAAAACCAAGAAACTCAGCGTGTCCTACTCGCTGGCCAGTGTCCG cTCCTCCCCAGATGATGAGAGCCCCTCAACACTGTTACTTGACTTTGGAGATGATGTCATTTTGACGAGAGCCGTTACTAAGCAGTTATTGATAACCAATCAAACTGCCATCCCTGCACCTTTCACCATAGAGGCGGAGTATTTCACCTGCCATTCCTCAAAGCCAAATAACCAGTCACAGAAAAG ATTCACATATGTCAGGAAGCCGCTTCATTCAATTCAAGCTAAGAAAGTAGAAGAAAAGGCACATGAGG AGTTTGTGAGCAGACTGCTGGCTCATGGAAAAGGTGCAGCTTTCTTTGTCCTACCAGACACTGGGGTGCTGGGACCTTTTGAGACCCAGACTGTGGATGTCACTGCCTACACTGACATGTGGGGGGAATACAGAGATCACCTCATATGCAAAGTAGGATGCTACACAATG GTGGGGGACCTTGAGCCCAAGCTCATTCCCATGCAGATGACGGTGAAAGGCTGCCCACTCTACTTCCAAATGACAGGCCCACGTCCAGATAACCAGAACCAGGGGCCAATCATACA GTTTGGCACTCATGTATCTGGAGGTGACACGGTGTCTCGTTCTCTTCGTATCAACAACCCCACCATGTGTG ATATTCGCATTGACTGGGAAACATATAACATAGATCAGAATGATCGTAAACTGGTGGATATTGTGGTGGCATACGGAGACGCCTTTCCAGTAAAAGATGCCGATGGCAATGAGGTGTTGATTGGAGCATTAAGGATTTCTGATGGGAACATTCACACAACCTGGGAAAGAAATGAGACCCCATGCTCTGAGGGAAAGAGCACCTCCCTCCAAAGCATGACA GAAGGGAAGGATTATATATCTGAGGATGACTGTGAGGATGAGAAAACCTGTCTTTATCCCTCTCCTGCAAAGAAAAAACTCTGCTCTGTCCACATCAGACCTCATGTGGGCAACCTCTCGGATTACCCATACTACATCACACCTCAGCAAATA GTGATTCCACCAAAGAGCAGCAGCACAATCCACGTATCTTTCACTCCTTTGACTCTTTCCGGGTCAGTTTGTGAGTCCAGATGTGTGGGCTTGGCTCTGGGCTTCATGAGTCTAGATTCTGAG ATGGCTGCCTGTGTCCCGGGTAAAGTTGGAAGAGCTCAGGGTTTGGATTTGGAGCCTGTCAGAATGGATCTACGAGCAGTCGTTAAACCTGCAGT CTGGCAGTGCGTGAATTTGACATCACACAGACCCTTCAGCTGA